A window of Formosa sp. Hel1_31_208 contains these coding sequences:
- a CDS encoding fibronectin type III domain-containing protein, translating to MKKITLKFLIAVMLVLSYNGMAQTLNQAASWPNAAWTLSGTYTGVGLLSDPAVGATFSFDDDAAGNGSADNIQTTSPVIDLTPASVAGETWVTISSDYVYRPLGGDILAIEIYDADAMTWTAVETFAGNSTNTDYQTCASIVPYTTAVINIAGYTSTQLSGFQYRFSYDDLGGWQWGFCLTSPTITSATPPACPDPVALTATVIDGFSADLGWTETGSATSWNIELVDITAGGTVTGTATSSGVSNPFNQTGLVPSNNYEFYVQADCGGVGTSNWIGPIAFTTTVACPDPSGLTTTNVLTTSADLGWTAGGSETLWDIELVDITAGGTVTGTATTSGVANPYNQTGLTANNAYEFYVRADCVVNGTSGWVGPFAFTTACTTFTAPYTEDFENAGSVPDCWSLGGDENWLFNTAGPNHVGNNGTITGSTLSGNYYAVVDDSTPDATNAELTSPFIDVSGLAVPALLFHEISNNEGGPNATLTVSVWDGAAWNVVAVYNSNSLSGAWEQKVINLSGLTFTGDAQVRFSVADSGDFLDDIAIDDVTLDELPSCPDPSALTAVNITDTTADLGWTEVGSATLWNIEIVDVTAGGTVTGVATVTGVTNPYMAMGLTENNSYEFYVQSDCGVDGTSNWIGPFAFATIETCPAPSALTATNILETSADLGWTENGAATSWNIELVDVTAGGTVTGTATASGVANPYNVTGLVGDNTYEFYVQADCGVDGVSAWAGPFSFATPYVAVPPDCTNGIFLDSGGNSGSYANNESTSTTIFPDAAGEVVTITFTYVDLESSGGAGAQDGCWDFLTIYDGPDNTFPVLAQTLCGEESGDGGVPSVASSELNIGDSFTSTDPSGALTIEFNSDGSVPETGWAATVTCATLSLGEIDNPSAFTYYPNPVKNTLTLNAQNNIENVTMYNMLGQVVMNTTPNTVDSDIDMSNLQTGTYFVKVTIVNATKTIRVIKQ from the coding sequence ATGAAAAAAATTACTTTAAAATTTTTAATAGCAGTAATGTTAGTGCTCTCATACAATGGTATGGCACAAACATTAAATCAGGCTGCAAGTTGGCCAAACGCTGCCTGGACTTTGTCAGGGACATACACAGGAGTAGGACTTTTATCAGATCCGGCTGTGGGGGCTACATTTAGTTTTGACGATGATGCTGCCGGTAACGGTTCTGCAGATAATATTCAAACTACATCTCCTGTAATTGATCTTACACCAGCAAGTGTTGCTGGAGAAACATGGGTGACCATTAGTAGTGATTATGTATACAGACCTCTTGGAGGAGATATATTAGCAATAGAAATCTACGATGCTGATGCAATGACTTGGACGGCTGTAGAAACTTTTGCAGGAAATTCTACAAATACAGATTATCAAACATGTGCGAGTATTGTACCTTATACAACAGCTGTAATCAATATTGCAGGATATACTTCAACACAATTGTCAGGTTTTCAATATCGTTTTTCTTATGACGATTTAGGTGGATGGCAATGGGGCTTCTGCTTGACGTCACCGACAATTACTTCAGCTACACCACCAGCATGTCCAGATCCAGTAGCATTAACTGCAACCGTAATTGATGGTTTTTCAGCAGATTTAGGATGGACAGAAACAGGTTCAGCTACGTCTTGGAATATTGAATTAGTAGACATTACTGCAGGAGGCACAGTCACAGGAACTGCTACGAGTTCTGGGGTTTCAAATCCATTTAATCAAACAGGATTAGTGCCTTCAAATAATTATGAATTTTATGTGCAAGCAGATTGTGGAGGTGTTGGTACCTCAAATTGGATTGGACCCATTGCCTTTACAACTACTGTTGCTTGTCCAGATCCAAGCGGATTAACAACGACTAATGTTTTAACTACTTCTGCAGATCTAGGATGGACTGCTGGAGGATCAGAAACCTTATGGGATATAGAACTGGTAGATATTACTGCTGGAGGTACTGTTACAGGTACTGCTACAACTAGTGGAGTTGCAAATCCTTATAATCAAACTGGATTAACAGCTAATAATGCTTACGAGTTTTATGTAAGAGCAGACTGTGTTGTAAATGGTACTTCTGGATGGGTTGGCCCATTCGCATTTACTACGGCGTGTACAACTTTTACGGCTCCATATACTGAAGATTTCGAAAATGCAGGATCAGTGCCTGATTGTTGGTCATTAGGAGGAGATGAAAATTGGTTGTTTAATACTGCTGGGCCAAACCATGTTGGGAATAACGGAACAATTACAGGAAGTACGCTTTCAGGAAACTACTATGCAGTTGTAGATGATTCTACACCAGATGCTACGAATGCTGAATTAACATCGCCTTTTATTGATGTTTCTGGTTTAGCAGTACCAGCGCTTCTTTTCCATGAGATTAGTAATAATGAAGGAGGTCCTAATGCAACGCTTACCGTAAGTGTTTGGGATGGAGCTGCATGGAATGTAGTAGCAGTTTACAATTCTAATTCGTTGTCAGGTGCTTGGGAGCAAAAAGTCATTAACTTAAGTGGCTTAACTTTTACAGGTGATGCACAAGTAAGATTTTCTGTCGCAGATTCTGGTGATTTCCTTGATGATATTGCTATAGATGATGTAACACTAGATGAATTACCAAGTTGTCCAGATCCTTCTGCACTAACTGCTGTAAACATTACTGATACAACAGCTGATTTGGGATGGACTGAAGTTGGTTCAGCTACACTATGGAATATAGAAATTGTTGATGTAACTGCAGGTGGCACTGTAACCGGAGTTGCGACTGTAACTGGTGTTACTAATCCATATATGGCTATGGGATTAACAGAAAACAATAGCTACGAGTTTTATGTACAATCAGATTGTGGTGTTGATGGAACATCTAATTGGATTGGACCGTTTGCATTCGCGACAATAGAAACTTGTCCTGCACCTTCAGCGTTAACAGCTACCAATATTTTAGAAACTTCGGCTGATTTGGGTTGGACAGAAAACGGAGCTGCTACCTCTTGGAACATCGAATTAGTTGATGTAACCGCAGGAGGAACCGTGACTGGAACAGCAACTGCTTCTGGAGTTGCAAATCCTTATAATGTTACTGGTTTAGTTGGTGATAATACATATGAGTTTTATGTACAGGCCGATTGTGGTGTTGATGGCGTGTCTGCTTGGGCAGGACCATTCTCGTTTGCTACTCCTTATGTGGCTGTGCCACCAGATTGTACAAACGGCATCTTCTTAGATTCAGGTGGTAATTCAGGTTCATATGCAAATAATGAATCAACATCTACGACAATATTCCCAGATGCTGCCGGCGAAGTTGTTACCATAACTTTCACATATGTTGATCTCGAAAGTTCTGGAGGAGCAGGTGCCCAAGATGGCTGCTGGGATTTCTTAACTATTTATGATGGACCAGACAATACATTCCCAGTTCTAGCGCAAACACTATGTGGCGAAGAGAGTGGTGATGGAGGTGTGCCAAGTGTTGCATCAAGTGAATTAAATATTGGAGATTCTTTTACGTCTACTGATCCTTCTGGAGCGCTGACCATTGAATTTAATTCTGATGGTTCTGTACCTGAAACAGGATGGGCAGCAACTGTAACATGTGCTACACTGAGTTTAGGTGAAATTGACAATCCTTCCGCTTTCACTTACTATCCGAATCCAGTTAAAAATACATTAACATTAAATGCTCAAAATAATATTGAGAATGTAACGATGTATAATATGTTAGGTCAAGTAGTGATGAACACTACTCCTAATACGGTAGATAGTGATATAGACATGTCTAACTTACAAACAGGTACGTATTTTGTTAAGGTGACAATTGTAAATGCAACTAAGACCATAAGAGTGATTAAGCAATAA
- a CDS encoding FG-GAP-like repeat-containing protein, with protein MKKEFFILLIFLSTYALQSQVQFENQATALGINVATGFTFLGNGVSFCDFDNDGWDDITLTSEDGDEVRFFKNVNGSFVEQNYNLQYLNYETRSVTWVDFDNDGDNDLFVTSETVGNKLLENLGNMTFQDITSTSGISINNLYTYGASWGDYNNDGFLDVFLSNRTFLVPNKLYKNDGDGTFTDVSFQAGIDLNPVLSFCSAFLDINNDGFQDIYVSNDKVNLKSKLYKNNGDGTFDDISMSSGTDMSIDAMTVTVGDYNSDGYFDIYVTNNSAGNYLLKNNGDETFTNVSGPTGTILNSFSWGAVFFDADNNKALDLYVSTAAQSTTSAGFYLNNGSDSFTLSNSSFPNNNRASHSNAAGDINNDGLIDLVVTNNYDDDIFLWKNTSVLSNSNWIKLKFIGTTSNREGVGTRIEISVNGEKQYLYTHCGEGYLSQNSKLKHIGLGDSTIIDYIKLTWLSGVEDIIYNVPVNQVLTVTEGSNTLGLTNVSQVESYIYPNPVGDILKINSDTTINKVRVTNLLGQEVLVVNLIENNSVDVSSLQAGHYILVLESDKGIWNHKLIKE; from the coding sequence ATGAAAAAGGAATTCTTTATACTACTTATCTTTTTGTCAACATACGCGTTACAGTCACAAGTGCAATTTGAAAATCAGGCAACTGCTTTGGGAATAAATGTAGCCACAGGTTTTACCTTTCTTGGCAATGGTGTGTCTTTTTGTGATTTTGATAATGATGGGTGGGATGATATAACACTAACTTCTGAAGATGGAGATGAGGTACGATTTTTTAAAAATGTCAACGGTAGTTTTGTAGAGCAAAACTATAATCTTCAGTATTTAAATTATGAAACCAGATCTGTAACATGGGTTGATTTCGACAATGATGGTGATAATGATTTATTCGTAACCAGTGAGACTGTTGGTAATAAACTCCTAGAGAATCTTGGTAATATGACGTTTCAAGATATAACATCTACTTCAGGTATTTCTATAAATAATCTTTACACTTATGGGGCGTCATGGGGAGATTACAATAATGATGGGTTTTTAGATGTGTTTTTAAGTAATCGTACATTTCTTGTTCCTAATAAACTATATAAAAATGATGGCGACGGTACATTTACAGATGTATCATTTCAAGCAGGTATAGATCTAAATCCCGTGTTATCATTTTGCTCAGCTTTTTTGGATATCAATAATGATGGATTTCAAGATATTTATGTGTCTAATGATAAGGTGAATTTAAAAAGTAAACTTTACAAAAATAATGGTGATGGCACTTTTGATGATATTAGTATGTCTTCAGGAACAGATATGTCTATAGATGCCATGACCGTTACGGTAGGGGATTATAATAGTGATGGCTATTTTGATATCTATGTGACTAATAATTCTGCTGGAAATTATCTCCTAAAAAATAATGGTGATGAAACCTTTACAAATGTGTCAGGGCCGACTGGAACTATATTAAATTCCTTTAGTTGGGGTGCTGTGTTTTTTGATGCGGATAATAATAAAGCTCTCGATTTATATGTGAGCACTGCAGCACAATCCACCACTTCAGCAGGTTTTTATCTTAATAACGGTAGCGACAGTTTTACATTGAGTAATTCGAGTTTTCCTAATAATAACAGGGCAAGTCATTCTAATGCTGCTGGAGACATTAATAACGATGGTTTAATAGACTTAGTTGTTACTAATAATTATGATGACGATATTTTTTTATGGAAGAATACGTCAGTCTTGTCTAATTCAAATTGGATTAAATTAAAGTTCATAGGTACTACCAGCAATAGAGAAGGAGTTGGAACTCGCATCGAAATTTCAGTAAATGGTGAAAAACAATATCTATATACTCATTGTGGTGAAGGGTATTTAAGTCAAAATTCTAAATTGAAACATATTGGTCTTGGAGATAGCACAATTATAGATTATATCAAATTGACTTGGCTCAGTGGTGTTGAAGATATCATATATAATGTCCCAGTAAATCAAGTATTAACCGTAACTGAAGGTAGTAATACTTTGGGGCTTACAAATGTATCTCAAGTTGAGAGTTATATTTATCCTAATCCTGTAGGTGATATCTTGAAAATTAATTCAGACACAACCATAAATAAGGTTAGAGTTACTAATCTTTTAGGTCAAGAAGTTTTAGTGGTTAATTTAATAGAAAACAATAGTGTAGATGTGTCTTCACTTCAAGCAGGTCACTATATCCTGGTGTTAGAATCAGATAAGGGCATATGGAATCACAAATTAATTAAAGAATAA
- a CDS encoding FG-GAP-like repeat-containing protein, translating into MKKNIFILLTLLSIWSLQSQVQFENQATELGVNVATGNTTFGNGVSFCDFDNDGWDDLTLTSVDGDEVRFFKNVNGSFVEQNFNLQYLNYETKSVTWVDFDNDGDNDLFVSSETVGNKLLENAGNMTFQDITSTSGISINNLYTDGVTWGDYNNDGFLDVFLSNRTFLVPNKLYKNDGDGTFTDVSFQAGINLNPELTLCSVFLDINNDGLQDIYVSNDRDLFKNKLYKNNGDGTFDDISMSSGTDIAIDAMTATVGDYNNDGYFDIYVTNNNIIGNYLLRNNGDETFTNVAISSGTVFSSFSWGAVFFDADNDESLDLYVCAVSDGSTGFLPGGFFLNNGNSSFTLNNSSFPNDTRSSYSNAIGDIDNDGLIDLVVTNRFDEDIFLWKNTSVLSNSNWIKLKLVGTTSNRDGVGTRIEISVNGEKQYRYSHCGEGYLSQNSKLKHIGLGDHTVIDYVKLTWLSGVEDIIYNVPVNQVLTVTEGSNTLGLTNVSTTESYIYPNPVGDILKINSDTTINKVRVITILGQDVLVVNSIENNSLDVSSLQAGQYILVLESDKGIWNHKLIKE; encoded by the coding sequence ATGAAAAAGAATATTTTTATACTACTAACATTACTATCAATATGGTCATTACAATCGCAGGTGCAATTTGAAAATCAAGCAACTGAGCTGGGAGTAAATGTAGCCACAGGTAATACTACTTTTGGTAATGGTGTATCCTTTTGTGATTTTGATAATGATGGATGGGATGATCTAACATTAACTTCTGTCGATGGAGATGAGGTGCGATTTTTTAAAAATGTCAACGGTAGTTTTGTAGAACAAAACTTTAATCTACAGTATTTGAATTATGAAACAAAGTCGGTGACATGGGTTGATTTCGACAATGATGGTGATAATGATTTATTTGTATCGAGTGAGACTGTTGGTAATAAACTCCTAGAGAATGCTGGTAATATGACGTTTCAAGATATAACATCAACTTCTGGCATATCAATAAATAATCTATACACTGATGGAGTGACATGGGGAGACTACAATAATGATGGGTTTTTGGATGTGTTTTTAAGTAATAGAACATTTCTTGTACCAAACAAATTATATAAAAATGATGGTGATGGCACATTTACAGATGTCTCATTTCAAGCAGGTATTAATCTTAACCCTGAACTTACATTGTGCTCTGTTTTTTTAGACATCAATAATGATGGGCTTCAAGATATTTACGTGTCTAATGATAGGGATTTGTTTAAAAACAAACTATATAAAAATAATGGTGATGGCACTTTTGATGATATAAGTATGTCTTCAGGAACAGATATTGCTATTGATGCCATGACTGCAACTGTTGGTGACTACAATAATGATGGTTATTTTGATATCTATGTTACAAATAATAATATAATTGGAAATTATCTTCTCAGAAATAATGGGGATGAGACCTTTACAAACGTAGCCATATCTTCGGGAACAGTCTTTAGCAGTTTTAGTTGGGGGGCTGTGTTTTTTGACGCTGATAATGATGAAAGTTTAGATTTGTATGTTTGCGCTGTCTCTGATGGATCCACAGGGTTTCTACCAGGAGGGTTTTTTCTAAACAATGGCAATAGTAGTTTTACATTGAACAATTCAAGCTTTCCAAATGACACAAGGTCAAGTTATTCTAACGCTATTGGAGATATTGATAACGATGGTCTAATAGATTTAGTTGTAACTAATCGCTTCGATGAGGATATTTTTTTATGGAAGAATACATCTGTACTGTCTAATTCAAATTGGATTAAATTAAAGCTTGTAGGCACTACCAGTAATAGAGATGGCGTGGGTACTCGCATCGAGATTTCAGTAAATGGCGAAAAACAATATCGATATAGCCACTGTGGTGAAGGGTATTTAAGTCAAAATTCTAAATTAAAACATATTGGTCTTGGAGATCATACAGTTATAGATTATGTCAAATTGACTTGGCTCAGTGGTGTTGAGGATATTATTTATAATGTCCCAGTAAATCAAGTATTAACAGTAACTGAAGGGAGCAACACATTGGGGCTTACAAATGTATCAACAACTGAGAGTTATATCTATCCTAATCCTGTAGGTGATATCTTGAAAATTAATTCAGATACAACCATAAATAAGGTTAGAGTTATTACTATTTTAGGTCAAGATGTTTTAGTGGTTAATTCAATAGAAAATAACAGTTTAGATGTGTCTTCACTTCAAGCAGGCCAGTATATTCTTGTTTTAGAATCAGATAAGGGTATTTGGAATCACAAATTAATTAAAGAGTAA
- a CDS encoding enoyl-ACP reductase, which yields MSYNLLKGKRGIIFGALDSNSIAWKTAERVHEEGGTFVLTNAPIAMRMGQINELAEQTGSQIIPADATSEEDLQNLVEKSMEILGGKIDFVLHSIGMSINVRKGRPYTDQKYDWTQKGTDVSAMSFHKVMQTLYKADAMNEWGSIVALTYMAAQRVFPDYNDMADNKAYLESIARSFGYFFGRDKNVRVNTISQSPTPTTAGQGVKGFDGFISYAEKMSPLGNATALDCANYTITLFSDLTKRVTLQNLYNDGGFSNMGVSDAVMDTFVDKQ from the coding sequence ATGTCATACAATTTACTAAAAGGAAAACGCGGAATTATTTTTGGCGCATTAGATTCGAATTCAATCGCATGGAAAACGGCTGAACGCGTGCATGAAGAAGGTGGCACGTTTGTGCTTACCAATGCACCTATAGCGATGCGAATGGGACAAATAAATGAGCTAGCCGAACAAACAGGTTCTCAAATTATTCCTGCCGATGCAACTTCAGAAGAAGATTTACAAAACCTCGTTGAGAAATCTATGGAAATTCTTGGTGGTAAAATTGACTTTGTATTGCATTCTATTGGTATGTCTATAAACGTTAGAAAAGGTAGACCTTACACCGATCAAAAATACGATTGGACTCAAAAAGGTACCGATGTCTCTGCGATGTCATTTCATAAAGTTATGCAAACCCTTTATAAAGCTGATGCCATGAATGAATGGGGAAGTATTGTAGCCTTAACTTATATGGCCGCACAACGTGTATTTCCAGATTATAATGATATGGCCGACAATAAAGCCTATTTAGAAAGTATTGCACGTAGTTTTGGATATTTCTTCGGAAGAGATAAAAACGTGAGAGTCAATACCATTTCTCAGTCACCAACACCAACCACAGCTGGTCAAGGTGTAAAGGGATTTGATGGATTCATTTCTTATGCTGAAAAAATGTCACCTTTAGGTAATGCGACAGCTCTTGATTGTGCTAATTATACAATAACGCTATTTAGTGATTTAACAAAGCGTGTCACATTACAAAACTTATATAATGATGGCGGTTTTAGTAATATGGGTGTGAGTGATGCTGTTATGGATACCTTTGTGGATAAGCAATAA
- the recN gene encoding DNA repair protein RecN, whose protein sequence is MLTQLSIKNYALIDELQVSFSNGLSIITGETGAGKSILLGGLSLILGKRADLSSIKDNTKKCIIEATFDIAKYNLKTLFSTEDLDYESITIIRREILPSGKSRAFVNDTPVRLDSLQILGNRLIDIHSQHQTLELTNDNFQFQIIDALAENSQVLESYASALKKFKAEQRELQQLLEQKSESIKELDYNLFLLKELEDANLKVGELELLESEYETLNNVEEIKEKLLQSQQLLSNDELGILTSLTEAKHHLAKLISFGKDYDNIYQRVNSSMIELDDIVAEIENLENSLDADPNRLDVVNTKLQVLHNLMQKHTVASIDELMNIKEALSRKVSITENLDVSIAEKEKGIEVFHNELKNLTHVIHEKRTSVIPKLKQQLETILATLGMPNAKFDIRLQSSTSYLANGSDLLQFLFSANKGGQFNDLKKAASGGELSRIMLAIKSILSRYTQLPTIMFDEIDTGVSGEISNKMASIMQQMSKTMQVFTITHLPQIAAKGDAHYKVYKEDVNDITQTQLKKLTPEERIVEIAQMLGGVNVTNSALEHAKQLLN, encoded by the coding sequence ATGCTTACACAATTATCTATAAAAAATTATGCGCTTATTGATGAACTCCAAGTGAGTTTTAGCAATGGATTGTCTATTATCACAGGCGAAACAGGCGCTGGTAAGTCCATTCTCTTGGGAGGCTTATCTTTAATTTTAGGGAAGCGAGCTGATTTAAGTAGTATCAAAGACAATACTAAAAAATGCATTATTGAGGCGACTTTTGACATTGCTAAATACAATTTGAAAACTTTATTTTCGACAGAAGATTTAGATTATGAATCCATAACAATCATTAGAAGAGAGATTTTGCCATCTGGAAAGTCTAGAGCATTTGTGAATGACACACCAGTACGCCTTGATAGTCTCCAGATCTTAGGGAATCGCTTGATTGATATTCACTCGCAGCACCAAACATTAGAACTCACTAATGATAATTTTCAATTTCAAATTATTGACGCTTTAGCTGAAAATTCTCAAGTATTAGAATCCTATGCATCTGCACTTAAAAAATTTAAAGCAGAACAGCGCGAATTACAACAACTCTTAGAACAAAAATCAGAATCTATTAAGGAATTAGATTATAATTTATTTCTTTTAAAAGAATTGGAAGACGCGAATTTAAAAGTTGGTGAACTGGAGCTATTAGAGAGCGAATATGAGACTTTGAATAATGTTGAAGAGATTAAGGAGAAGTTATTGCAGTCACAGCAATTATTGAGTAATGACGAATTAGGGATACTTACTAGCCTTACTGAGGCTAAACATCATTTAGCTAAGCTTATTAGCTTTGGAAAAGATTATGATAATATCTATCAACGCGTTAACAGCAGTATGATTGAGTTAGATGATATCGTTGCTGAAATTGAAAATCTAGAAAATAGTTTAGATGCCGACCCAAATCGACTAGACGTTGTCAATACCAAACTACAAGTGTTGCATAATTTAATGCAAAAACACACGGTGGCTTCTATTGATGAACTAATGAATATAAAAGAAGCCTTATCACGAAAGGTTTCGATAACTGAAAACTTAGACGTATCCATAGCCGAAAAAGAAAAAGGTATTGAGGTGTTTCATAACGAATTAAAGAACCTTACGCATGTAATACATGAGAAGCGAACTTCGGTCATTCCGAAGTTAAAACAACAATTAGAAACTATCTTAGCTACATTAGGCATGCCAAATGCGAAGTTTGATATTAGGTTACAATCCTCAACATCATATTTAGCCAATGGCTCAGATTTATTACAATTTTTATTCTCTGCTAATAAAGGAGGGCAATTTAATGATTTAAAGAAAGCCGCATCTGGTGGGGAATTATCGCGGATTATGCTCGCCATAAAATCTATTTTATCAAGATATACACAGTTACCAACAATAATGTTTGATGAAATAGACACGGGAGTTTCTGGTGAAATCTCCAATAAAATGGCAAGTATTATGCAGCAAATGAGTAAGACCATGCAAGTATTTACCATTACGCATTTACCTCAAATTGCGGCTAAAGGAGATGCGCACTATAAAGTCTATAAAGAAGATGTAAATGACATCACTCAAACTCAGCTTAAAAAATTAACACCCGAAGAGCGCATCGTAGAAATCGCTCAAATGCTAGGTGGTGTCAATGTGACAAATTCGGCATTAGAACATGCCAAACAATTACTCAATTAA
- a CDS encoding DUF4835 family protein: protein MRNYIFILLMIMSLGITAQELNCNVIVNAQLTGNDNVQVFKTLERQLNEFINNTQWTDKSFKGQERIDCGMIITINGYNNDLFDASLQIQSSRPVYGSTYSTPVYNFNDKDFAFQYLEFQNFVFNENQFESNLVSVISFHIYMMLGLDADTFSDGGGAEYYKQAQTILNYSQQNNSKGWKLEDGQQTRFILIDNILSPTFKEYRNVMYNYHRKGLDEMSNDAKEAKQAIVESLNTLRVMNNKRPNSFLLRTFFDAKSDEIQQIFSGGPSINISDLISTLTKIAPMHSSKWRKINF, encoded by the coding sequence ATGCGTAATTATATATTTATTTTATTGATGATCATGTCCTTAGGCATAACTGCCCAAGAGCTTAATTGTAACGTAATAGTCAATGCTCAACTTACAGGAAATGACAATGTTCAGGTGTTTAAAACTCTAGAACGTCAACTTAATGAGTTTATAAATAATACGCAATGGACAGATAAATCTTTTAAAGGACAAGAGCGCATAGATTGTGGAATGATTATTACTATAAATGGTTATAATAACGATTTGTTCGACGCTTCTCTGCAAATCCAGAGTAGTAGACCCGTATATGGATCAACATACAGTACACCCGTTTATAATTTTAATGACAAGGATTTTGCATTTCAATATTTAGAATTTCAGAATTTTGTCTTTAATGAAAACCAATTTGAATCTAATTTAGTGTCTGTAATTTCATTTCATATCTATATGATGTTGGGATTAGATGCTGATACATTTTCTGATGGAGGAGGAGCAGAATATTATAAGCAAGCTCAAACCATTTTAAATTATTCTCAGCAAAATAACTCTAAAGGTTGGAAACTAGAAGATGGCCAGCAAACACGCTTTATTCTGATAGACAATATTTTATCTCCAACTTTTAAAGAATATCGCAATGTGATGTATAATTACCATCGCAAAGGATTGGATGAAATGAGCAATGATGCGAAAGAAGCAAAACAAGCAATTGTCGAATCGTTAAATACTTTAAGGGTAATGAATAATAAACGCCCTAATTCTTTTTTACTGCGAACCTTTTTTGATGCGAAGTCAGACGAAATCCAACAAATCTTTAGTGGAGGACCGTCTATTAATATTTCAGATTTGATTTCGACATTGACTAAAATCGCGCCGATGCATTCTTCGAAATGGCGTAAAATAAATTTCTAA
- the coaBC gene encoding bifunctional phosphopantothenoylcysteine decarboxylase/phosphopantothenate--cysteine ligase CoaBC, translating to MSILSGKNILLGITAGIAAYKTANLVRLFIKAGANVKVVMTPASKDFITPLTLSTLSKNPVVSSFTNDEDDNAMWNNHVELGLWADLFLIAPATANTLSKMANGTCDNLLLATYLSAKCPVYFAPAMDLDMYKHESTKMSFETLKSFGNVMIPATSGELASGLIGEGRMAEPEDIVAFIEKDVLDKLPLKSKKILITAGPTYEAIDPVRFIGNHSSGKMGFEIAKAAANLGAQVILITGPSHQTVSHSLIKVIRVISAQDMYEQAHQYFEDVDIAILSAAVADYKPKYIASQKIKKKESTFTIELEKTKDILKSLGEIKKQQFLVGFALETNNELQHAKGKLESKNLDLIVLNSLNDKGAGFGGSTNKVTFITAAHDILEHELKSKTEVAQDLMQQILKQTHA from the coding sequence ATGTCTATATTAAGCGGCAAAAATATACTTTTAGGCATAACTGCTGGTATTGCTGCTTACAAGACAGCTAACCTTGTTAGGTTATTTATAAAAGCAGGCGCCAACGTAAAGGTCGTTATGACGCCTGCTTCAAAAGACTTCATTACACCTTTAACGCTTTCAACATTATCTAAAAATCCAGTAGTTTCTTCTTTCACAAATGATGAAGATGATAACGCTATGTGGAATAATCATGTAGAACTTGGTCTTTGGGCCGACCTATTTTTGATTGCTCCAGCAACAGCAAATACATTGTCTAAAATGGCAAATGGCACCTGTGATAATTTGTTACTGGCCACCTATTTATCTGCAAAGTGTCCAGTGTATTTTGCACCTGCTATGGATTTAGACATGTATAAGCATGAGTCTACGAAGATGTCTTTTGAGACATTGAAGAGCTTCGGAAATGTGATGATTCCAGCGACTTCTGGAGAATTGGCTAGTGGTCTCATTGGCGAGGGTCGAATGGCTGAACCTGAAGATATTGTTGCTTTTATTGAAAAAGATGTTCTGGATAAGTTGCCTTTGAAAAGTAAAAAAATATTGATTACAGCTGGCCCAACCTATGAAGCCATTGATCCTGTTCGGTTTATTGGAAATCACTCAAGTGGTAAAATGGGTTTTGAAATCGCTAAAGCAGCTGCCAATTTAGGTGCTCAGGTCATTTTAATAACTGGACCTTCTCATCAAACAGTGTCGCATAGTTTAATAAAGGTAATACGAGTAATAAGTGCTCAGGACATGTATGAGCAGGCGCATCAGTATTTTGAGGATGTTGATATTGCCATATTATCGGCAGCAGTTGCAGATTATAAACCAAAATATATCGCGAGCCAAAAAATAAAAAAGAAAGAATCTACGTTTACTATTGAGTTAGAAAAAACAAAAGATATATTAAAGTCCTTAGGTGAAATAAAGAAACAACAGTTTTTAGTAGGATTTGCATTAGAAACCAATAACGAATTGCAGCATGCAAAAGGAAAACTGGAATCTAAAAATTTAGACCTTATCGTTCTTAATTCGTTAAACGATAAAGGTGCAGGTTTTGGAGGTTCAACAAATAAAGTTACTTTTATCACCGCAGCCCATGACATATTGGAGCATGAACTAAAGTCAAAAACAGAAGTTGCTCAAGATTTAATGCAGCAAATTTTAAAACAAACACATGCGTAA